A section of the Clostridium omnivorum genome encodes:
- a CDS encoding MATE family efflux transporter produces MKDKKLVKEVLYISLPAVSEMILYMFISVFDTMLIGLYGGQTAVSAVGLSNEIMFSLSSVFIDLGVAISITSIVARKYGAGYKAEADQYASMGLSIAIIVSFALCYLLFCFCPTILSIAGAKKAVLSLGTNYMRLALLGLFFKMLSTTMDSIIRGYGNTRTPLLVSTIICIINLSLDYLLIFGNLGFPELGVMGSAVSMLVAQICGFTFVVFYTLNLSKIKIHINFMLKFQLSKLKELISLAVPTSLEEAVFSLSRLLSLSMILHTGTTAFASNQIATTIESISFMQGMGFAAAATTLVGIKIGERNYIRAQQYGNACAFLGGIAMTICGIIFFLFPGNLIQLFLHEKEASVIYYGTLCLMVGSVEQPFIAASLIYAGALKGYGDTKTPFVISLITCWLIRIPLMYYFIYLGRASVVYAWCITIIQWCADGLLMFIFFERKFKKNKFRNNYSKRRLNL; encoded by the coding sequence ATGAAAGATAAAAAATTAGTAAAAGAGGTATTATACATTTCACTTCCAGCTGTGAGTGAAATGATATTATATATGTTTATTTCCGTTTTTGATACTATGCTGATAGGGTTGTATGGTGGACAAACTGCTGTTAGTGCAGTAGGCCTTTCAAATGAAATTATGTTTTCTCTCAGCAGTGTTTTTATTGATTTAGGCGTTGCCATTTCAATTACTTCTATAGTAGCACGCAAATATGGTGCAGGTTACAAAGCCGAAGCTGATCAATATGCCTCCATGGGACTTAGTATAGCAATAATTGTATCCTTTGCTCTATGCTATCTACTCTTTTGCTTTTGTCCAACTATTTTATCAATTGCGGGCGCAAAAAAGGCAGTATTAAGCCTTGGAACAAATTATATGAGACTAGCCCTTTTAGGTCTATTTTTTAAAATGCTTTCAACTACTATGGACTCCATTATTAGAGGTTATGGAAATACACGTACACCTTTATTGGTCTCAACAATAATTTGCATCATAAATTTATCCTTAGACTACCTGCTTATATTTGGAAACCTTGGCTTTCCTGAGCTTGGAGTTATGGGTTCAGCAGTTTCTATGCTGGTGGCTCAAATATGCGGTTTTACCTTTGTAGTATTTTACACCTTAAATTTATCCAAAATTAAAATTCATATTAATTTTATGCTAAAATTTCAATTATCAAAACTTAAGGAACTTATCAGCTTAGCTGTGCCAACTTCTCTAGAGGAAGCTGTTTTTAGCTTAAGCAGACTTCTCAGCTTATCAATGATATTACATACAGGAACCACTGCTTTTGCTTCTAATCAAATTGCAACTACAATTGAATCCATTTCCTTTATGCAGGGAATGGGGTTTGCTGCAGCAGCTACAACCTTAGTTGGAATAAAAATTGGAGAGAGAAACTATATACGAGCTCAGCAATATGGTAATGCTTGTGCCTTTCTAGGCGGAATAGCTATGACTATCTGTGGTATAATATTTTTCTTATTTCCAGGAAATCTAATACAATTATTTCTTCATGAAAAGGAAGCATCTGTAATATACTATGGTACTCTTTGTCTTATGGTAGGCTCTGTTGAACAGCCCTTTATAGCAGCTTCTCTAATTTATGCAGGAGCTTTAAAAGGTTACGGTGATACCAAAACACCCTTTGTTATATCTCTTATCACATGCTGGCTAATAAGAATACCACTAATGTATTATTTTATCTATCTTGGCCGAGCTTCTGTAGTTTATGCCTGGTGCATTACTATAATACAGTGGTGTGCCGATGGACTTCTAATGTTTATCTTCTTTGAGCGTAAATTTAAAAAAAATAAGTTTAGAAATAACTATAGCAAAAGAAGGTTGAACCTATAA
- a CDS encoding polysaccharide deacetylase family protein — MKKGYSFLSKCGNFTIFFLVLVFCMPLISGYNKINARTSASDVEENKKVVYLTFDDGPANIVTNKILDTLKEKDIKATFFVIGDKISGREEILKRIYGEGHTIGLHTYTHKFKKIYRSEESFIEEMDLTRNEVKRVLNIEATAIRFPAGSKPHLNDSLLEKLHAQGYKIYDWNASLSDGLNYNTPPDKLYREATKVVGKSTNVVLLLHCDQPNTNTCKALPRIIDYYKEQGYEFKPIKEDTPEFYFRFKKNNVRKTVTTFIKNTMDK, encoded by the coding sequence TTGAAAAAGGGCTATAGTTTTTTATCTAAATGTGGAAATTTTACGATATTTTTTTTAGTGTTGGTATTTTGCATGCCACTTATAAGTGGCTACAATAAAATCAATGCAAGGACAAGTGCCAGCGATGTAGAAGAAAATAAGAAGGTGGTATACTTAACTTTTGACGATGGGCCAGCTAATATTGTTACAAACAAAATACTGGATACTTTAAAGGAAAAGGATATTAAGGCTACTTTTTTTGTAATAGGAGATAAAATAAGCGGAAGAGAAGAGATACTAAAAAGGATATACGGTGAAGGGCATACTATAGGGCTTCATACATATACTCATAAATTTAAAAAGATATATAGAAGTGAAGAAAGCTTTATTGAAGAAATGGATTTAACACGGAATGAGGTTAAAAGAGTTCTAAATATAGAAGCAACTGCAATAAGGTTTCCAGCAGGAAGCAAGCCTCATTTAAATGACAGCTTACTAGAAAAGCTTCATGCACAAGGTTATAAAATATATGACTGGAATGCAAGCTTATCTGATGGGCTAAATTATAATACTCCTCCAGATAAACTATATAGAGAAGCTACAAAGGTAGTAGGGAAATCTACAAATGTAGTATTATTACTTCATTGTGATCAGCCAAATACTAACACATGTAAGGCTCTTCCTAGAATTATAGACTATTATAAAGAACAAGGATATGAATTCAAACCAATCAAAGAAGATACTCCTGAATTCTACTTTAGATTCAAGAAAAATAATGTTAGGAAGACAGTAACCACATTTATAAAAAATACAATGGATAAATAA
- the rbr gene encoding rubrerythrin, with product MKSLQGTKTAENLAKAFAGESQARNRYTIYAKVAEQEGHIHTAEVFRETADNERAHAKIFFDFLIQGLGKTHIKVDAEYPIGYGNTAQNLQYAAEGEKEEWGTLYPSFADTAKQEGFPEVELALRKIVEIETAHEKRFLDLMNALNNGTLYKKNTPQYWKCINCGYIFEGTEAPKICPACKYPQGWFEIMYNNLPNA from the coding sequence ATGAAGAGTTTACAAGGAACTAAAACAGCTGAAAATCTAGCAAAAGCTTTTGCAGGAGAATCACAAGCACGAAATAGATATACAATTTATGCAAAGGTAGCTGAGCAAGAAGGTCATATACATACAGCTGAGGTATTTAGAGAAACTGCAGATAATGAGAGAGCTCATGCCAAAATCTTCTTTGACTTCTTAATTCAAGGTCTTGGTAAAACACACATAAAGGTAGATGCAGAGTATCCAATTGGATATGGCAATACAGCACAAAACCTTCAATATGCCGCTGAAGGAGAAAAAGAAGAATGGGGAACACTATATCCATCATTTGCGGATACTGCAAAGCAAGAGGGCTTCCCTGAAGTTGAGCTTGCACTTAGAAAGATTGTGGAAATAGAAACTGCTCATGAGAAGCGCTTTCTTGATTTAATGAATGCTCTAAATAACGGAACACTCTATAAGAAAAATACCCCTCAGTACTGGAAGTGCATAAATTGTGGGTATATATTTGAGGGAACAGAGGCACCAAAAATATGTCCTGCATGTAAATACCCTCAAGGCTGGTTTGAAATAATGTACAATAATCTTCCTAACGCATAA
- a CDS encoding DUF7489 domain-containing protein — MKLLAFFIILGASLVIVLLPIYLDFKRNKSSWFGVVEKKEVKDYFYRGMHNAIYQLYILKDNGERFTFTVNEIVYYDLSIGDRVKKEEGQFYPKRL, encoded by the coding sequence ATGAAGCTTCTTGCATTTTTTATCATTCTTGGAGCCTCACTAGTTATTGTTCTACTGCCAATCTACTTAGATTTTAAAAGAAATAAGTCAAGTTGGTTTGGAGTTGTAGAAAAAAAAGAAGTAAAGGATTACTTCTATAGGGGTATGCATAACGCAATATATCAACTGTACATTCTAAAGGATAATGGAGAGAGATTTACTTTTACCGTTAACGAAATCGTTTACTATGATTTGAGCATTGGTGATAGAGTAAAAAAAGAAGAAGGGCAATTTTATCCTAAAAGACTATAA
- a CDS encoding adenylate kinase produces MRIILLGAPGVGKGTQAKLIAKEFNVCHISTGEMFRAEIAKGSNLGKISKEYMDKGDLVPDEITTQIIGERLKCDDCSNGFLLDGFPRTTAQAEALDKLLNEENKTLDKVVLINVKDDIILERIIGRRTCKQCGTNYHIKFNPSKLKEKCESCGGDLTQREDDKEEVVTERLVQYNKLTQPLIAYYNNKNLLSSVDGTLSVDEVFHEISSLLIS; encoded by the coding sequence GTGAGAATTATTTTATTAGGGGCTCCAGGCGTTGGAAAAGGAACGCAGGCAAAGCTTATTGCTAAAGAATTTAATGTATGCCATATATCAACAGGTGAAATGTTTAGGGCTGAAATAGCCAAGGGCAGCAATTTAGGAAAAATATCTAAAGAATATATGGATAAAGGCGATTTAGTTCCAGACGAAATTACTACACAAATAATAGGAGAAAGACTTAAATGTGATGATTGCAGCAATGGCTTCCTACTAGATGGATTTCCTAGGACTACTGCTCAGGCAGAAGCATTAGATAAACTTCTAAACGAAGAAAATAAGACTTTAGATAAAGTCGTTTTAATAAATGTAAAAGATGATATTATTTTAGAGAGAATTATAGGTAGAAGAACCTGCAAACAGTGTGGTACTAATTATCACATTAAGTTTAACCCCTCAAAGCTTAAAGAAAAATGTGAAAGCTGTGGCGGAGATTTAACTCAAAGAGAAGATGATAAGGAAGAAGTTGTGACTGAGAGGTTAGTGCAATACAATAAGCTTACTCAGCCGCTAATTGCATACTATAACAATAAAAATTTACTATCTTCAGTTGATGGAACACTTTCTGTGGATGAAGTTTTCCATGAAATTTCTTCACTTTTGATTTCTTAA
- a CDS encoding LacI family DNA-binding transcriptional regulator, whose amino-acid sequence MKKATLADIAQKANVSKATVSMVLNNKEINVSEATRQRIYDAVKELNYIPNTVARSLSTRKTETIGIVLPDIENPFFSEMARAIEDTAGKLNYNVIFCNSDNNQEKEEKYVKLLISKLVDGVIFVSGGKSVENLHMLENNNVPLVIVDRYIESSKEYSGVFCANEEGIRLGVEYLYKNGKKNIVFVTGSQKLKVAKLRLKAFEEVTKELNIYNEELIFTGDFTIDGGIKATEEIVNSSKNIDAIFYSSDVMALGGMKLLTRKGYKIPEDIAVMGYDNISISKLIEPELTTVAQPIYDMGKEACKLLVGIINGERNKELIILKPELIVRGTV is encoded by the coding sequence ATGAAGAAGGCAACATTAGCAGATATAGCACAAAAAGCAAACGTTTCCAAAGCTACGGTATCTATGGTACTTAATAATAAAGAGATAAATGTAAGTGAAGCTACAAGACAAAGAATATATGATGCTGTAAAGGAACTAAACTATATTCCCAATACTGTGGCTAGAAGCCTGAGTACAAGAAAAACTGAGACTATAGGCATAGTATTACCTGATATTGAGAATCCTTTTTTCTCCGAAATGGCAAGAGCTATAGAGGATACCGCAGGAAAATTGAACTACAATGTTATATTTTGTAACTCAGATAATAATCAGGAAAAGGAAGAAAAGTACGTTAAGCTATTAATTAGCAAGCTTGTGGATGGAGTAATATTTGTTTCTGGAGGAAAAAGTGTAGAAAACCTTCATATGCTAGAAAACAATAATGTACCACTTGTTATAGTGGACAGATATATAGAATCATCAAAGGAATACAGCGGAGTCTTTTGCGCAAATGAAGAGGGGATTAGACTTGGAGTGGAGTATCTTTATAAAAATGGCAAAAAAAATATTGTGTTTGTAACAGGTTCTCAAAAGCTAAAAGTAGCAAAACTAAGATTAAAAGCCTTTGAAGAAGTTACAAAGGAACTTAACATATATAATGAAGAATTAATTTTCACAGGAGATTTCACTATAGATGGAGGCATAAAGGCAACAGAGGAAATAGTAAACTCTTCAAAAAACATAGATGCCATTTTTTACAGCAGTGATGTTATGGCTTTAGGTGGAATGAAGCTTCTAACTAGAAAAGGCTATAAAATTCCTGAGGATATAGCAGTAATGGGATATGACAATATAAGTATATCTAAGTTAATTGAACCTGAACTTACAACTGTTGCTCAGCCTATATATGATATGGGCAAAGAGGCCTGCAAGCTTTTAGTTGGAATTATAAATGGAGAAAGAAATAAAGAACTTATCATACTTAAACCTGAATTAATAGTCAGGGGCACCGTGTAG
- a CDS encoding CD3072 family TudS-related putative desulfidase, giving the protein MRSKKILVMSHCVLNQNSVVYPLARAKGAFSFVKKIVDSGVGIIQLPCPELKFLGITRKPMTKEEYDSKEYRELCNELFVPVLEDLIVYIESGYEFCGIIGINESPTCSITGSRGVFMEEVFKLLHEKKIETAYYEVSEEYSDEDSDNVYRAIEKALHI; this is encoded by the coding sequence TTGAGAAGTAAAAAAATACTTGTAATGAGCCACTGTGTTTTAAATCAAAATAGTGTGGTTTATCCTTTAGCCAGGGCAAAGGGTGCCTTTAGCTTTGTTAAGAAAATAGTAGATAGTGGTGTTGGAATAATACAACTTCCATGCCCTGAACTAAAATTCCTTGGTATTACAAGAAAGCCTATGACTAAAGAAGAATATGACTCTAAAGAATATAGAGAATTATGTAATGAATTATTTGTTCCGGTTTTAGAGGACTTAATTGTATATATTGAAAGTGGATATGAATTCTGCGGTATAATAGGAATTAATGAAAGTCCAACTTGCAGCATAACTGGAAGTAGGGGTGTTTTTATGGAAGAAGTGTTCAAACTGCTTCATGAGAAAAAAATTGAAACTGCATATTATGAAGTGTCAGAGGAATATAGCGATGAAGACAGTGATAATGTTTATAGAGCTATAGAAAAGGCACTGCATATATAA
- the megL gene encoding methionine gamma-lyase, translating to MENKDLKKMGFATRAIHGGHKHDQYGALATPIHQTATFVFDSAEQGGKRFALEEDGYIYSRLGNPTNTQLEEKIAMLEGGEAAVSTASGIGAVSSAFWTALKAGDHVVSAKTLYGCTFAYLNHGISRYGVEVTFVDTTDPENVRKAMRPNTKVVYLETPANPTLEVADIKAISDIAHEKEDCIVMVDNTFCSPYIQRPLELGADVVIHSGTKFINGHGDVISGFVVGNAEFIKNVRLFGIKDMTGASLSPFDAFLIIRGMKTLEIRMERHCSNAMKVAEFLEAHPAVKRVYFPGLESFPQYELAKKQMSLPGAVIAFEIKGEYEDGIKVMNSVQLCKLAVSLGDAETLIEHPASMTHSPYTKEEREAVGISDGLIRLAVGLENVEDIIWDLNQALNNIV from the coding sequence ATGGAAAATAAAGATTTAAAGAAAATGGGATTTGCTACAAGAGCAATTCATGGCGGACATAAACACGATCAATATGGGGCTTTAGCTACACCTATTCATCAGACAGCAACCTTTGTTTTTGATTCTGCTGAGCAGGGAGGAAAAAGGTTTGCACTTGAAGAAGATGGCTATATTTACTCTAGACTTGGAAATCCAACAAATACTCAATTAGAAGAAAAGATAGCAATGCTTGAAGGCGGAGAAGCTGCTGTTTCTACTGCTTCTGGTATTGGTGCAGTATCTTCAGCATTTTGGACTGCTTTAAAGGCTGGAGATCACGTAGTTTCGGCAAAAACATTATATGGATGTACTTTTGCTTACTTAAATCATGGAATATCCAGGTATGGAGTAGAGGTTACTTTTGTAGATACTACTGACCCTGAAAATGTAAGAAAGGCAATGAGACCAAATACTAAAGTTGTATATCTAGAAACACCTGCTAATCCAACTCTTGAAGTGGCAGATATTAAGGCAATAAGTGATATAGCGCACGAAAAAGAAGACTGTATAGTAATGGTTGATAATACTTTTTGCTCACCATATATCCAAAGACCACTTGAACTAGGAGCTGATGTAGTTATCCATTCAGGAACTAAGTTTATAAATGGACATGGTGATGTTATTTCGGGCTTTGTAGTTGGAAATGCCGAATTTATAAAGAATGTTAGATTATTTGGAATAAAGGATATGACAGGAGCTTCATTAAGCCCATTTGACGCATTTTTAATTATAAGAGGAATGAAAACATTAGAAATAAGAATGGAAAGACACTGCTCTAATGCAATGAAGGTAGCTGAATTCTTAGAAGCACATCCAGCAGTAAAAAGAGTATACTTCCCTGGCCTTGAAAGCTTCCCTCAATATGAATTAGCTAAGAAGCAAATGAGTCTTCCGGGAGCTGTTATAGCCTTTGAAATAAAAGGTGAATATGAAGATGGAATAAAAGTAATGAATAGTGTTCAGCTATGTAAATTAGCTGTTAGCTTAGGAGATGCTGAGACCTTAATTGAACACCCAGCTTCTATGACACACTCACCATACACTAAGGAAGAGAGAGAAGCTGTAGGAATCAGTGATGGACTAATCCGTCTAGCAGTTGGACTTGAAAATGTAGAAGATATAATCTGGGATTTAAATCAAGCTTTAAATAATATTGTTTAG
- a CDS encoding amidase domain-containing protein: MHTFNHKYNLLKIATIILLFTFYLNNYSPKVYGYMLEPNVNQENQQTPKKEEIKPQEEKLDPKEEIKAEIERIYNERNKALVNGDASILKSDFDTSQRQGLWSMEHEVKRIQYFNQWASERNMEFKNIESTVRIKKLNAGSKSAKAFLEETYKFDYVYKGDEAATLNSFGVGIRHTITLKNNGEKWIVYNDWYTDCFEDALQGYTGFIQENQTSMTTDTIEEYIDKSAWKWKHSYNREKAVEYADKYCGAAWGSTNDFKYNKKYRDYNGIGGDCTNFASQVLGDKEAGGLKQDGTWRCPQKLYGHSEGTSAWVNADGLKNYLVYSGKASVIRKGTFKELTAATPNLPSGAISKIQLGDLICYEKKGQIDHFAIVTGFDSKGYPLVNSHTTDRYHVPWDLGWGDKHIKFLLLHVNG, encoded by the coding sequence TTGCACACTTTTAATCATAAATATAATCTTTTGAAAATAGCTACTATAATACTTTTATTTACTTTTTATCTAAATAACTATTCACCAAAAGTCTATGGATATATGCTAGAACCAAATGTGAACCAGGAGAACCAGCAAACTCCTAAAAAAGAAGAGATTAAGCCACAAGAAGAAAAGCTAGATCCTAAGGAAGAGATAAAAGCTGAGATAGAAAGAATATATAATGAGAGAAATAAAGCACTTGTAAATGGGGATGCCTCAATATTAAAGTCAGATTTTGACACTTCCCAAAGACAGGGTTTATGGTCCATGGAGCACGAGGTTAAAAGAATTCAATATTTTAATCAATGGGCAAGTGAAAGAAATATGGAGTTTAAAAATATTGAATCTACAGTAAGAATAAAAAAGCTTAATGCTGGAAGCAAAAGTGCTAAAGCTTTCCTTGAGGAAACTTATAAATTTGATTATGTATATAAGGGTGATGAAGCTGCCACTTTAAATTCTTTTGGAGTAGGTATAAGGCATACTATAACCCTTAAAAACAATGGAGAAAAGTGGATTGTCTATAACGATTGGTATACAGACTGCTTTGAAGATGCACTTCAAGGTTACACTGGATTTATTCAAGAAAATCAAACATCTATGACTACAGATACAATTGAAGAATATATTGATAAATCAGCTTGGAAGTGGAAGCACTCTTACAATAGAGAAAAGGCAGTAGAATATGCAGATAAATACTGCGGAGCTGCCTGGGGGAGTACTAACGATTTTAAATATAACAAAAAATACAGAGACTACAATGGCATAGGAGGAGATTGTACTAACTTTGCCTCCCAGGTATTAGGAGATAAGGAAGCAGGAGGACTTAAGCAGGATGGCACATGGAGATGTCCGCAAAAATTATATGGGCATAGTGAAGGAACTAGTGCATGGGTAAATGCTGATGGTCTTAAAAATTATCTTGTTTACAGTGGTAAGGCAAGTGTTATTAGAAAGGGCACTTTCAAAGAATTAACTGCAGCCACACCAAATTTACCAAGCGGTGCCATAAGTAAAATACAGCTTGGAGATTTAATTTGCTATGAAAAGAAGGGCCAAATAGACCATTTTGCAATTGTTACAGGCTTTGATTCTAAAGGCTATCCACTTGTAAATTCTCATACTACAGATAGGTATCATGTACCTTGGGATTTAGGTTGGGGAGATAAGCACATAAAATTTTTATTACTGCATGTTAACGGTTAA
- a CDS encoding CD3073 family putative ECF transporter S component, with product MRNRKVFLLVISAMAVAINIVLGTIVSRLQIPLLFLDTIGTIFIAALYGPLYGAAVGTITNLLTPILSGNPKDIPFFLVNLAVGLIVGFIAKRYKFGLVPAVITGIILSIVCPLIGSPIAVWVYGGITGSGNDFIFTWLKNSGMDIFSAAFVPRITGNIIDKIGSCILVSAAIKLIPAQYKSSSNLSA from the coding sequence ATGAGAAATAGAAAAGTATTTTTGCTAGTTATAAGTGCTATGGCAGTTGCAATTAATATAGTACTAGGAACAATAGTTTCAAGGCTTCAAATTCCGTTATTATTTTTAGATACTATAGGTACAATTTTTATAGCAGCACTTTACGGACCTTTGTATGGGGCGGCAGTTGGTACTATTACTAACCTGCTGACTCCTATTTTATCCGGAAATCCTAAAGATATACCATTTTTCTTAGTAAACCTTGCTGTAGGTTTAATTGTAGGGTTTATAGCAAAAAGGTATAAGTTTGGATTAGTTCCTGCAGTAATTACAGGTATTATATTATCAATAGTATGTCCTTTAATAGGATCTCCAATTGCTGTATGGGTATATGGTGGAATAACAGGCTCAGGTAACGATTTTATATTCACTTGGCTAAAAAATTCAGGAATGGACATATTTAGCGCTGCCTTTGTTCCAAGAATTACAGGAAACATAATAGACAAAATAGGGTCTTGTATATTAGTGTCTGCAGCTATAAAATTAATACCTGCACAATACAAGAGTTCTTCAAATTTATCGGCTTAA
- a CDS encoding SMR family transporter: protein MFYLILAILCSSSIALIFKYTEGNNMNRYAVTTMNYFTAFIVCFIMLIINKLEILSLSGNFYNEFVQVVLNGSGSFSKYGSLIWAILIGVFAGAFFFLSFIYYQKSVKKNGASLSGTFGKLGILIPMCMSIILWNEYPTSLQWVGIALSIISIIIVNLSFDKNNLNGVNLTLILLFFFGGMAEFSNKIFQKYSLIEYKDVFLFFVFFISFLISLYSTLRSKNKVISKDLFIGFLVGIPNLFSSFFLILALNTVKTSVAFPLYSAASIILISLGSFVIFKEKLRKKDITAMIITIIALMIINV, encoded by the coding sequence ATGTTTTACTTGATATTAGCTATACTATGCAGTTCTTCTATAGCGCTAATTTTTAAATACACCGAAGGAAATAATATGAATAGATATGCTGTTACCACTATGAACTATTTTACAGCTTTCATAGTATGCTTCATCATGCTTATAATTAATAAGCTTGAGATTTTAAGTTTAAGTGGTAACTTCTATAATGAATTTGTACAAGTAGTACTAAATGGCAGTGGTTCTTTTTCAAAGTATGGAAGTTTGATTTGGGCTATTCTGATTGGAGTATTTGCAGGGGCCTTTTTCTTCTTATCATTTATCTATTATCAGAAGAGTGTTAAAAAAAATGGTGCTTCCCTTTCAGGTACCTTTGGAAAATTAGGAATACTAATTCCTATGTGTATGTCTATAATACTATGGAATGAATACCCTACTTCACTGCAATGGGTTGGAATAGCACTCTCTATTATTTCTATTATTATTGTAAATTTATCTTTTGATAAAAATAATTTAAATGGAGTAAATTTAACCTTGATATTGCTCTTCTTCTTCGGAGGAATGGCGGAATTCTCCAATAAAATATTTCAAAAGTATTCCTTAATTGAATATAAAGATGTTTTTCTATTTTTCGTATTCTTTATTTCATTTTTAATTAGCCTTTACTCTACTTTAAGGAGTAAAAACAAGGTAATTTCAAAGGATTTATTTATAGGCTTTTTAGTAGGTATACCTAATCTCTTTTCGTCCTTTTTCTTAATACTTGCTCTAAATACAGTTAAAACTTCCGTAGCCTTTCCACTATATAGCGCTGCAAGTATAATTCTTATAAGCCTTGGAAGTTTTGTAATATTTAAAGAAAAGCTGCGAAAAAAAGACATAACTGCAATGATCATAACAATAATAGCCTTAATGATTATAAATGTTTAA
- a CDS encoding sigma 54-interacting transcriptional regulator, with translation MNEFIRFEIITRDRLGITVEILEKIYDRKINLISMEVFFEKVCVKIEEIDNEEKELLKSELYQIKDVLSISEIELLYHERDEKRLLEVIDSLVSNNEEEAFKDIIGSSIQIENVKKMTTIVAKNNSTVLLRGDSGTGKELFARAIHNLSERKNKRFVTINCAAIPENLLESELFGYEKGSFTGAMQSGREGLFKEADAGTLFLDEIGELPMYLQAKLLRVIQEGSIRKIGSNKEEYIDVRIISATNKKLEEMIENKAFREDLYYRLNVIPMYIPKLSERLEDIPSLVQFFIAKFNKKLKKNVKGVELEFINALMQYYWPGNVRELQNVIERAMNLCEGDILTKRELIIEFGNKNNVNIDVPISNKVNEQLPLKELMEQCEKEIIRRTLSSNKSCRKTAKLLGVSHTTIINKVKKYDIKL, from the coding sequence ATGAATGAATTTATCAGATTTGAGATAATTACAAGGGATAGATTGGGTATTACTGTTGAAATACTAGAAAAAATATATGATAGAAAAATTAACTTAATCTCCATGGAAGTTTTTTTTGAAAAAGTATGTGTAAAAATTGAAGAAATAGACAATGAAGAAAAAGAATTATTAAAGAGTGAATTATACCAGATTAAAGATGTTCTATCAATAAGCGAAATAGAATTGCTCTATCATGAGCGAGACGAGAAAAGGCTGCTTGAAGTAATTGATTCATTAGTTTCCAATAATGAAGAAGAAGCTTTTAAAGACATAATAGGCAGCAGTATACAAATTGAAAATGTAAAAAAGATGACTACAATTGTGGCTAAGAATAATTCCACTGTGCTTTTAAGAGGTGATAGCGGTACAGGAAAGGAATTGTTTGCAAGGGCAATTCATAATTTGAGTGAGAGAAAAAATAAAAGGTTTGTCACAATTAATTGTGCAGCTATACCAGAAAATTTGCTGGAAAGTGAATTGTTTGGATATGAAAAGGGCAGTTTTACCGGGGCAATGCAGAGTGGAAGGGAAGGGCTTTTTAAAGAAGCTGACGCAGGTACATTGTTTTTAGATGAAATTGGAGAACTTCCAATGTATCTTCAAGCAAAGCTTTTAAGAGTAATACAAGAAGGCAGCATTAGGAAAATAGGAAGCAATAAAGAGGAATATATTGATGTTAGGATAATATCTGCTACAAATAAAAAACTTGAAGAGATGATTGAAAATAAGGCATTTAGAGAAGACTTATACTATAGATTAAATGTGATACCTATGTATATACCTAAATTAAGTGAGCGCCTAGAAGATATTCCGAGTTTAGTACAATTCTTTATAGCAAAGTTTAATAAAAAACTGAAGAAGAATGTTAAGGGAGTAGAGCTGGAGTTTATAAATGCACTTATGCAATATTATTGGCCGGGAAATGTTAGAGAGCTTCAAAATGTAATAGAAAGAGCAATGAATTTGTGCGAAGGTGACATTCTAACTAAAAGGGAACTAATAATTGAGTTTGGAAACAAAAATAATGTTAATATAGATGTACCTATAAGCAATAAGGTAAATGAACAATTACCCCTTAAGGAATTAATGGAGCAGTGCGAAAAAGAAATAATTCGCAGGACTCTTAGTTCAAATAAAAGCTGCAGGAAAACTGCAAAGCTATTAGGGGTTTCTCATACAACAATAATAAACAAAGTTAAAAAATATGATATAAAATTGTAA